In one Bacteroidales bacterium genomic region, the following are encoded:
- a CDS encoding alpha-L-rhamnosidase N-terminal domain-containing protein — protein sequence MKKYLIILLPLFLIGCSTSKDQKTSELQFNALLCENQVNPNHIDDISPRLTWQMTSEQKGMHQTAYRILVASSKELLEEGEADLWDSGKVNSSESVLVTYEGEPLTSGQKCYWTVKVWDQNGVASKYAKPAQWEMAILDSSKWQAKWISPPRVFNWSRRDGKIKQMARNQRDQTAPKEPMPLLRKSFEVQKEIVSAKAYITGLGFFELHVNGKQIGDHLLSPAFTDYSKTVLYEVMDVTDRLQQGENVLGVMLGNGWYNQISTDV from the coding sequence ATGAAAAAGTACTTGATTATATTGTTGCCTTTGTTCCTCATTGGCTGTTCGACCTCGAAAGACCAAAAAACTTCGGAATTACAGTTTAATGCTTTGCTGTGCGAAAACCAGGTGAACCCCAATCACATTGATGATATTTCGCCCCGCTTGACTTGGCAAATGACCTCAGAGCAGAAAGGCATGCATCAAACCGCTTATCGCATATTGGTAGCTTCTTCAAAGGAATTGCTGGAAGAAGGGGAAGCAGATCTCTGGGATTCCGGAAAGGTGAACTCTTCTGAATCCGTCCTGGTGACTTATGAAGGTGAGCCATTGACTTCAGGACAAAAATGTTACTGGACAGTGAAAGTATGGGATCAGAATGGAGTGGCCTCCAAATACGCCAAACCTGCCCAATGGGAGATGGCCATTCTGGATAGCAGCAAATGGCAGGCCAAATGGATCAGTCCACCACGTGTATTTAACTGGAGCAGAAGGGATGGCAAAATCAAACAGATGGCCCGCAACCAAAGGGATCAAACTGCACCCAAAGAGCCCATGCCTTTGCTAAGAAAATCTTTTGAAGTTCAGAAGGAAATTGTATCAGCCAAAGCCTATATCACAGGATTGGGTTTTTTCGAGCTCCATGTGAACGGCAAACAAATTGGGGACCATCTGCTTTCACCTGCATTCACCGATTACAGCAAGACCGTTTTGTATGAAGTGATGGATGTGACAGACCGTTTGCAGCAAGGAGAAAATGTCCTTGGTGTGATGTTGGGAAACGGTTGGTACAACCAGATCAGTACCGATGT